The window AAGACAGAACAAACAACACGAGAAAGGCACCTCAAAATATAGTCGTGTTGCGTTGTAAAGCTTTGTCCCCATGCACAATGGGGACAGGAGAGCACTTGTAACCATGAAGAGGCTGCTAAATCCTtgatatcagagatgacatgaaatAAATCACAATAGTCACATCAGCACGACATTATCACAAACACACATTATGTATATGTACAGGTAAGAAATGACCACATAGAAGAGATGAACAATTTCATCTATTAAGCAAAATATTTGCAgggctttaaaaaaatatatatgtgatTCTTGTGATGTTAATGCAAAGTGCAGTATTTTAAACTTAATGGAATCAAGGTCCATGCTGAGTATATGTCAGGATACCATTATGTTCGGTAACATCTCCACACATCTGCAATGTCAAAACGTCATCCTCAGTCTGTGTGATTGACAGGAGAGATAATCAGAGGAGCAGAGTTTTCATCCCCAAAATTAGCACAAGGTCCTAAGTATGGATATAGTTTCTTAGCGAAGGCGCAGTCAGTGAAAGAATAGATGTGAGACCTGGCCTCTACATCATAAaaggagacctgaccctcctcataATCAACAAACACCCCCACCTTCTGGGGCTTCTCTctcagggagaggaggacaggtggGGAGGTACAGGCTAGGTACTTATACCTCTCCCTCAGTGCCACAGTCCAGTATTCATCCTTAGGGCTCAGTGTGATATTTCCCTTCCTGTTGATGGACTCTCTGGCCACTCCTAAATCCCACTTAGTCTTTCCCTTAACAGTCACCTCATAGTAGAATCTTCCTGAGGAGACACATTTATTTCCAAGGACACAGGGACAGGTGGAAAACCTTTTTGGGTTGTCAAGGAGCTCTTGTTGTTTCTGTTGATATCTCATTTCTTTCCCACTTGTAGACAGGATGATATAGGGGTTTGCCGTATCAGGGTCCAGAGTCACATCCACTGCATAGCGCTGCACCCTCTTCAATGACTTTATCCATCTCTTTATTCAGTGTCTCCCCCAGTTGGGACACAACTCTCTTCCCAGTTCCCACATACAgatcactgtgaacactgatcttaGACCAGTCCTTGGTGGGTGGAAGGGTGCAGAGATGGGAAGCTCTGGAGGAGGTGGTCCTCAGTGTGTGAGAGCTGCTCCTCTGTAGCTCATTCATTTCCTGCTCCAGCTCTTTAATGAGCCCTTCAGCCTGCCTCTCTGCTTTTTTATGCTTCTCTTTGACCACCTCAATGAGCTCAGCCTGACTTCTCTCAATGGAGTGCACCAGAGCAGTGAATACCTGCACACTGTCTAATATCTTTCTCTCTGCAACTCTCTTGCTGAGCTCTACAGAGTGTTTGATCCCCTTAACCTTTCTAGATCTTGCATGCATCATCTGCTGTACTTCTGCCATCATCTTCCCCAGTTCAGCCATCTTCTCTCCATACTCTTCCTCTTGAGGGACTGTGTTGTGAGTCTTGTGGTCTGCCTCAGTGcaggtctgacacacacacacacacacacagacacacacacacacacacacacacacacacacacacacacacacacacacacacagacacacacacctgatcaCTCCTACAGAACAGCTCCAGGAGTCTGTCATGCTTCTTACACATCCTGTCTACCAGGTTCTCCACAGTGTTGATCAGCTTGTGTCTCTTTAAGGCTGCGATTCTCTGATGAGGCTCCAGATGAGTCTCACAGTAAGAGGTCTGACACACTAGGCAGGACTTCAGGGCCTTGAGCATCTCATCCCAGTGCAGATGTCACAGCAGACTTCCTCCAGATTTGGCAGGGAGTTGGTCAGAGCTGCTGGTGGCTTTCACTTGAACTGATTTCCTGAACTGAGCAGCCATCTCAGAAATGATTGTATTGATGAACAGATCTGGTCTCCtataaaatgtttatttatttttatttatttttacacacGGGACACTGGCACATCATTGCCATCCCAGTACCTGATACAGGCCATGCAGAAGTTGTGTCCACATTGAATAGAGACCGGCTCAGTGAACACATCCAGACAGATAGAACACAGGAACTGCTCTTCAGACAGGAGACTGCTGGAGGACACCATATCTAGACAGAGACCAAGGTAAAACCATAAAACATTTCTTGGAATCAGTCAGCTCTTGATAGTTAACTTTGGCCTACTGTAGCACAGAAAAAAAGGAGAATACACTTACATTTAGAGCTGATCTTCAAATGTCCATGTTAATCTCTCTACTCACCCGCATGTGTTTGTGGATACGATTTGTGTTGTTCTTTCGGTTAGTGCGGTTAAAAGAGGTCCAAAGAAATAGGAGACTGAATTTCACTAACAGTTTTCGAAAGATCTGGGGAGTTTGGTCTCATGCACAACTTACTGTGTGTTTTAGCTTCACTTCAGAGAAATGACATTGAAAACACACTTCTTTCTTGGAACAATTAACTACACACAACCCAAGAGCACTCACTTGAACAACCCTTATAGCCCTATTCTGATTGGACCATTTCGTTTTGCATGGCCCCGGGTGGGTGGAGAATTCACTTAAGGACCAATGAAATGGTCTGAAATATGCAAACTCCACCGACCCGGGAcaccgggccatgcaaaacgaACCGGGCCAGGCATTGAACTGCAGACTTCTCATCAAACACGTATCTCTAGACCACATGTCCTCTCCAGACCACATGTCCCTGAACTGTGGATTCTCTCCTTGTGAACATGGGAGAGACACTCCCAAAACCAGGAgtggtgtgttgttgtgaagCTCATTTGTGCTGGTTAGTCATGCATAACGGGGACAGGAGAGCACTTGTAACCATGAAGAGCCTGCTTAATCATTGATGTTCATCAAGACCGGAGTGTCCGCATTGATATGCACACAGCATCCCAGATCAAAGAGGAGGTGTGTCGCAACATCTGCTTACCAGTGATAAACTACCACTAACCAACATGCACCCGTCAGGAAGAGAGGCAGGCGCTCATTAGATGCAGTTAGTATTGCTCTCCTGATGGAACTGTCTACAATCTGTTGTGATAAGATGGGAGGCAACCACTAAAGAAATATTCATTAATGGACATATCTGTTGCTGGCATGATGGTACACATTCCTTAAACCTGAAAGGTAATCTACTCTGTAAAGGAATTCTCAGGGGACATGCTGAAGATGGTTCAGGTCTCTATGGTTCCATGATATGGTGAAGTTGTCCGACAGCATCCAACCACGACTTTTCACAGGAGTTTTATTTGGAGGCGACAGGCAGCTTGCTGGTGGCCTGTCAGGTAGGTTAGTGCTATCCGGggttccttgggacatccctaccctgaACTTAACCATAATTCTTACCTAACCCGTTCCTTGACCATTTTCAACGTTAACTTCAACGgagtagggacgtcccaaggatcccggataacAAGGACCACTCGTCAGATAGGAGGAATCCGTTAAACCGTTTGAAAGTGATGCCAACATATCAGCCTTCCTTCTCCTAGACAGAAagaacatacagacagacacacaacaccACCAGTGGTATAAAACTGTCATTACAGTGATTTATTATAATGAACCATGAAAATAGCCAACCAGTGCAGTGTTTGAGTCTCTCTCCTCTGCACAAacatactcactcacacacacacacacacataataataaAGACTACACTGAATAGTCCAGAGAGGAAAAACTAAATAAAAAGTGCTATTGTCACAGAAACATTCATCTTTGCCAAGAAGAGCGCTCGTATTTACAACCAGATTCCAAAATGGGATGGGAGCCAATTGTACAAGCATAGGAAAGAAAAGAAGCAAATATATACAACCTGTTTCCGGAGAAAGCTGGAGTAACCACCTATACATTAAATTACAATTTCTACAAATAACCATTGATATTCAAAAATAAACCGCTAACGTCCTACCTACGGGTGAGACCTCACTCTGGCTACCTCAGAAGACTACTGCACTCGTTTCACGCTATCACTCTTACTTTCTATCACTTCCCTTTCTCCCACTgacacacaggacagacagacacacacatacagtccatacacacacacacacacgagtgcaGCCTGCTGGGGCAGTGAAGCGGTCTCCCAGAAGAACATTTTCTGAATCACTGCAGCGGTGCACAGATATTTGTTACACAGAGGAATAAAAATAATAACTCTATTTTTTCTCTATACAAAAAGCTTTCTGTTTGCTATAATGAGCCACTAGATAAAACGAATAAACGGTGTAGAAGAGCAGACAATAGACAAAGAGAGGAAGAAGTGAAAGGCGGACTAACTGACGAAGGGGGGTGGAGGCTGGAATGTACATTGATACAGAAAGTGCGGGACCGTACAATAGAAGTCCAAAACAGACAGACGGTCAGGCACTCTCTCCGCCACAGGAGGGAAATTCAAAAGAAAACGGAAGGAGGGACGTCGGAGAGAGTGGGATGAGCACCGGGGGAATCATCCATCTTCATTTCAGACACAAAGTCTCTTAATAAGATTGTTTCACAGTCCTTGTTTTCAGTTTGTCCTTTAAAAAGCACCCCTTTATCCCACCTTCTCCTGTTTTTCCATTGGCCATGTGTTCAGGTACATAGAAAATATTTACAGCTTTTGTTGCTTGTTGTGTTCCGCTGTCGTCAAGCTCCTCTCAGAGTGAGTTCACAGGGACTGGCAGGGCCAAGGGGGAGGCCTGCATGGAGGCGGTCAGTGCCAACGTGTTCCGCTGGGCATCTGAGTGGCGGTGGGCACGGCCTGGGCCGGCTGAGTCTGCTgctggggagggggaggaggggggggcagTCCAGTCTGCTGGTGGGGCGGGGGGTAGGTGGAGGGGGGCACAGAGGGGTTAGCTGTGTGCATCAGCGGGGTTGGAAAGCCCCCCAAGTTCTGAAAGTGGTGAGGGGGCTGCACTTGCATGGGGACACTGGTGGAGGAGGCAGAaggggggggtggaggaagaggcagGCCCTGGTTGAGTGACAGGAGGGTGCTGGCACTGGGCTGCTGCAGCTGGTGGGTCTGGCCCTGTGGGGGAGGGGgcggaaggggagggagggaggactggggGGCTGTGGTCAGGAGGAGCTGGTGCTGCTGGACAGGAGGAGGCTGCAGGTTAACGTGCAGCAGGGCCGGGCCGGGCCCAGGGTGTTGTGGtgggggagggggtggaggagggggagtggTAGAGCTCTGGTAGTGCAGGGCGTGGTGAGGAAGAGTCTGCAGGAGGGGCTGGGCTCCAGGGGGGAATGGGGACGTCACGGCAGGCTTGAACCCAGGGAAGGATCCCACGGCGGGGGCTGACTGGCTGGGGAAGTAGGCCGCTGAGGCTGGAGGTgctggtggaggagggggaggcggAGCGGACTGTGGGCTGTACTGGGAGAAGGGGGGCAGCCCTGGTTGAGCCTGTGGCTGGGACTGAGGAGGAGCAAAGAGGAAGGCCCTCTGGCTGCGGTAAGGGGAGCCCTGGGCCTGGGGGTTGGGGGAGTGGAGGAGTGAGGGGGCAGGGTAGGGGGCAGCAGGGTGCAGCTTGGTGGGGGTCAGGGGGGCTGTCTTGGGTACGGCAGGCTTGCTGGGCTGCTGTGGGGTGGCCTGGGAGGGGGTCCGAGGCCGGCTgtcattctcctcctccttcactggGCGACTGCCAGGCTGGGACGGGCTGCTGGGGCCAGGAGAACACggctagggaggagagaga of the Salvelinus alpinus chromosome 37, SLU_Salpinus.1, whole genome shotgun sequence genome contains:
- the LOC139565717 gene encoding E3 ubiquitin-protein ligase TRIM21-like, producing the protein MLKALKSCLVCQTSYCETHLEPHQRIAALKRHKLINTVENLVDRMCKKHDRLLELFCRSDQTCTEADHKTHNTVPQEEEYGEKMAELGKMMAEVQQMMHARSRKVKGIKHSVELSKRVAERKILDSVQVFTALVHSIERSQAELIEVVKEKHKKAERQAEGLIKELEQEMNELQRSSSHTLRTTSSRASHLCTLPPTKDWSKISVHSDLYVGTGKRVVSQLGETLNKEMDKVIEEGRFYYEVTVKGKTKWDLGVARESINRKGNITLSPKDEYWTVALRERYKYLACTSPPVLLSLREKPQKVGVFVDYEED